From one Nilaparvata lugens isolate BPH chromosome 2, ASM1435652v1, whole genome shotgun sequence genomic stretch:
- the LOC111049271 gene encoding G patch domain and ankyrin repeat-containing protein 1 homolog isoform X1: MTSEAESQPILLPSVHFAHASSFKFKQFIKEKTETEVTPVRKTVVVPELSGSAVKKEYDRIVCDATTSSANSKLCSVVRRNISKKKSKAFDKVLTVNALMRAVERDDVKTVGEYLEHNLNFVVDSRDEFGWSALMCASCAGAENVVKLLLNCDIDVAIKDKKGNDCLSLAKSRGNKNIVKLIEHHINNPKERTLDDVFVIDVDSDEAKNSGSYYCKDCKESMPTSAKPNHLTSTVHNFNAARKSGLKTSYGISESNKGFQMLLKTGWDREKGLGPEGEGHKFPPKVMLKQDRTGLGVNKYVAKVTHNLDDVPKKRLERTNTINKRQKEKKLRKDKMKDRELRRILS, translated from the coding sequence ATGACAAGTGAAGCAGAATCACAGCCTATCCTCTTACCAAGCGTTCATTTTGCACATGCAAGCTCCTTCAAATTCAAGCAATTCATCAAagagaaaactgaaacagaAGTGACACCTGTGAGAAAAACTGTGGTAGTGCCCGAGCTATCCGGATCGGCAGTTAAAAAAGAGTATGATCGAATTGTTTGTGATGCAACCACGTCTAGTGCCAACTCGAAACTTTGTAGTGTAGTTAGAAGAAACATTAGCAAGAAGAAAAGTAAAGCTTTCGATAAAGTTTTGACTGTTAATGCTTTAATGAGAGCTGTTGAAAGAGACGATGTAAAAACAGTTGGTGAATACTTGGAACATAATTTAAACTTTGTTGTCGACAGTAGAGACGAGTTTGGATGGAGTGCTCTTATGTGCGCGAGCTGTGCCGGGgctgaaaatgttgtaaaattgCTTTTAAATTGTGATATTGATGTTGCAATTAAGGATAAAAAAGGCAACGATTGTTTATCATTGGCTAAGAGTAGAGGTAACAAAAACATTGTAAAACTAATAGAACATCATATAAATAATCCAAAAGAAAGAACATTGGACGATGTTTTTGTCATAGATGTGGACTCAGATGAAGCAAAAAATTCGGGTTCTTATTATTGTAAGGATTGTAAAGAATCTATGCCAACTTCCGCTAAACCTAACCATCTGACATCTACAGTACACAATTTCAACGCTGCGCGCAAATCAGGTTTGAAAACGTCTTATGGTATATCGGAAAGTAATAAAGGCTTTCAAATGCTTTTAAAAACTGGATGGGACAGAGAAAAAGGCCTCGGCCCCGAAGGAGAAGGCCACAAGTTCCCGCCCAAAGTGATGCTCAAGCAGGACCGGACAGGGCTGGGCGTCAACAAGTATGTTGCCAAAGTCACACACAACCTAGATGATGTACCTAAAAAACGACTAGAAAGGACCAACACAATAAATAAGAGGCAAAAAGAGAAGAAGTTGAGGAAGGACAAGATGAAGGATAGAGAGCTACGTAGGATTTTGAGCTAG